DNA from Stutzerimonas decontaminans:
AACAGGCGATTCAGGCGGTCGGAGGGGAATACCTGATCCTGCGGACCAGCTGGGTCTATTCACAGCACGGCAAGAATTTCCTGCTGACCATGCAGCGTCTGCTGCAGGAGCGCGATGCGCTTTCGGTGGTCAGCGACGAGATCGGTGCGCCGACCTGGGCCGCCACCATCGCTCGTACCACGGCCGAGATGGTGCGCAAGCGCAGCACAGGCGAAGCAGGCCCGAGCGGCCTGTATCACCTCACCGCCAGCGGCGAGACATCCTGGTATGGCTTCGCCTGCAGCATCGCCGAGAAGTTGCGCCAGCAGGGCCGTCTACGCGCCAAGATCACGCCGATCCTGTCAAAGGACTACCCCACCGCGGCGCAGCGCCCGCTCAACTCCCGTCTCAACTGCGCACGCCTGCAGAGCGACTGGGGCATCCGCCTACCGGATTGGGAAACTGCGATGCATGACTGCCTTGCCCAGTCGCAGGACTTCGGCATTATTACCCCCCCACAGGCCGCCGCAGCCGGTCGCTGAGCCCGCATGGCGGCTTGGCGGCGGCAATCTGTCAGCTGTCGTTCGGCCCACCCGCTACGGAGCCGGCTCGATCATCGACGCTGAACGCCGGCACGCTGTGCGTGCATAATGCGCCGGACACCCAGGCGCCCACGCATGACCGCACTGCATCCTCCCCGTCGCCCTCGCTGGCGCAACCTCGCCCTTTTGGCCTTGCTGCTGGCGCCCTTGCTCTGGCCGCTGCAACAGCTCGCCGAGCGCTACTACCGCAATGAACTGACCGAACAGAACCGACAGACCCTCGACCTCTACGTGGCCAACCTGCTCGGCACACTGAATCGCTATGAAGTGCTACCGCGCATTCTCGGCGACCTGCCGGCGCTGCGCACCGTGCTGCAGGCTGACTCACCCGCGGTGCGTGACAACGCCAACCGTCTGCTCAAGC
Protein-coding regions in this window:
- the rfbD gene encoding dTDP-4-dehydrorhamnose reductase, encoding MKILITGSQGQLARELQLELAGAGKLLALGHNALNLADPDQIREQVRLVRPDLIINAAAYTAVDPAETHRELAFAVNARGPGVLAEEAARLGVPLIHYSTDYVFDGRKGEPYTEADVPQPLSVYGASKLAGEQAIQAVGGEYLILRTSWVYSQHGKNFLLTMQRLLQERDALSVVSDEIGAPTWAATIARTTAEMVRKRSTGEAGPSGLYHLTASGETSWYGFACSIAEKLRQQGRLRAKITPILSKDYPTAAQRPLNSRLNCARLQSDWGIRLPDWETAMHDCLAQSQDFGIITPPQAAAAGR